One segment of Pleomorphomonas sp. PLEO DNA contains the following:
- the nifA gene encoding nif-specific transcriptional activator NifA — protein MIVAVRQASRLAPAATVPVTRRESRQSAEMALFGLYEISKILNAPVRLESMLASVVNILTSFLAMRRGMIVVIDEAGEPEIVATAGWAGEVKGRPIDSLPQAVIDRIVATQTSLVVQDTAIDPLFAGTQAAHDPSRVSFVGVPIKDDLKVIGTLSIDRVWDGSADIRIDEDLRFLAMVANLVGQAVRLHRVVAADRKRLIDERSRLEKALDEKPKPSRARVAIGGIVGDSPSVRRVMETISIVAPSNSTVLLRGESGTGKELFARAVHELSSRKTKPFIKLNCAAVSESVLESELFGHEKGAFTGAIALKPGRFELANGGTLLLDEIGEISPAFQSKLLRVLQEGEFERVGGTRTLKVDVRLICATNRDLEAAVTRGDFRADLYYRINVVPVFLPPLRERPGDIQLLARAFLDRFNRENSRRLTITDKALDLLGKCYFPGNVRELENCVRRTATLSRSDTIRREDFACAHGECLSATLWTGAHHVTADEQLTALKRGEILVPGLRPQLPQTRPPQAEPIHDESPAEGHVCEHAGADCPALGHRAGEKERLIDAMEKSGWVQAKAARILGLTPRQIGYALKKHRVELKRF, from the coding sequence ATGATCGTGGCAGTCCGCCAAGCGTCGCGCCTTGCACCGGCAGCGACGGTGCCCGTTACACGCCGTGAAAGCCGGCAGAGCGCCGAGATGGCGCTGTTCGGCCTTTACGAGATCTCCAAGATTCTCAACGCGCCCGTCCGCCTTGAGAGCATGTTGGCGAGTGTCGTCAATATCCTCACCTCCTTCCTCGCCATGCGGCGCGGCATGATCGTGGTGATCGACGAAGCCGGCGAGCCGGAAATCGTCGCCACCGCCGGCTGGGCCGGCGAAGTGAAGGGGCGGCCGATCGACAGCTTGCCGCAGGCGGTGATCGACCGGATCGTAGCGACCCAGACTTCCCTGGTCGTGCAGGACACGGCCATAGATCCGCTGTTTGCCGGCACGCAGGCCGCCCACGATCCCAGCCGCGTCTCCTTCGTCGGTGTGCCGATCAAGGACGACCTCAAGGTCATTGGCACGCTCAGCATCGATCGCGTCTGGGACGGCTCGGCCGATATCCGCATCGACGAGGACCTGCGCTTTCTCGCCATGGTCGCCAATCTCGTGGGGCAGGCGGTGCGTTTGCATCGCGTCGTTGCCGCCGACCGTAAACGTCTGATCGACGAGCGGTCCCGGCTCGAAAAGGCACTCGACGAAAAGCCCAAGCCATCCCGCGCCCGGGTTGCCATTGGTGGCATTGTCGGTGACAGCCCGTCGGTGCGTCGCGTCATGGAGACCATATCCATTGTTGCGCCGTCCAATTCCACTGTGCTGCTGCGCGGTGAGAGCGGTACCGGCAAGGAGTTGTTCGCCCGCGCCGTTCATGAACTGTCCAGTCGCAAGACCAAGCCATTCATCAAGCTCAACTGCGCCGCCGTTTCCGAGAGCGTGCTGGAATCGGAGCTGTTCGGTCACGAGAAAGGCGCGTTCACCGGCGCCATCGCGCTGAAGCCCGGCCGGTTCGAACTTGCCAACGGCGGCACGCTGCTGCTCGATGAAATCGGCGAGATCTCGCCCGCCTTCCAGTCCAAGCTGCTGCGCGTTCTCCAGGAGGGCGAGTTCGAGCGGGTTGGAGGTACACGGACGCTGAAGGTCGATGTTCGCCTGATCTGCGCCACCAACCGCGACCTCGAAGCGGCCGTGACGCGGGGCGATTTCCGCGCCGACCTCTATTATCGTATCAACGTCGTACCGGTGTTCCTGCCGCCGCTGCGTGAGCGGCCCGGCGACATTCAGCTGCTTGCCCGCGCCTTCCTCGACCGCTTCAACCGGGAAAATAGCCGCCGGCTGACCATCACCGACAAGGCGCTCGATCTTCTCGGCAAGTGCTATTTCCCCGGCAACGTCCGCGAACTGGAGAACTGCGTCCGCCGCACTGCGACGCTGAGCCGCAGCGATACCATCCGTCGCGAGGATTTCGCCTGCGCTCACGGTGAATGCTTGTCGGCGACGCTGTGGACTGGCGCTCACCATGTGACCGCCGACGAGCAACTGACAGCGCTGAAGCGGGGCGAAATACTGGTACCCGGTCTGCGGCCTCAGCTTCCTCAGACCAGACCACCGCAGGCCGAACCCATACATGACGAGTCTCCGGCCGAAGGCCACGTCTGTGAGCATGCCGGTGCCGACTGTCCCGCCCTCGGCCACCGCGCGGGCGAGAAGGAACGTTTGATCGACGCCATGGAAAAGTCCGGCTGGGTGCAGGCCAAGGCCGCCCGCATCCTCGGTCTGACGCCGCGCCAGATCGGCTATGCGCTGAAGAAGCACCGCGTTGAGCTGAAGCGCTTCTGA
- a CDS encoding energy transducer TonB produces MGTYSRPMTELLSRRSGLMRWSLAGAFGLALHGGALWWLVPTSGPEAAVAAPEAVVMIDLPPEPELPPLESVEQMAVEEVAETLPEEVITRPPEPELAEVLPAPEEIETVDTVEDLAEAPSEPETLPPSEVAIPLPPIPPPEMVETAEVKPKPEPKKPERKKPAPKKPPEVQPPPADAQAAGAGAGREVADVLAAYRSSIRRAIVGKRRASDADGATGRATVSLSIGRDGSIIGLSVGGGTTVAAAAERLIRRVGSFPPVPQALDAPFKVTVPIEFKTE; encoded by the coding sequence ATGGGTACTTACTCCCGACCGATGACCGAGCTTCTCTCGCGGCGGTCCGGGCTGATGCGTTGGTCGTTGGCCGGCGCCTTTGGTCTGGCCCTGCATGGGGGAGCGCTGTGGTGGCTCGTTCCGACCAGTGGCCCAGAGGCAGCGGTGGCCGCGCCGGAGGCGGTTGTGATGATCGACCTGCCTCCGGAGCCAGAACTGCCGCCGCTTGAGAGCGTCGAGCAGATGGCCGTTGAGGAAGTGGCGGAAACGCTGCCCGAGGAAGTGATCACGCGGCCGCCCGAGCCGGAGCTCGCCGAGGTGTTGCCCGCACCGGAGGAGATCGAAACCGTCGACACGGTGGAGGATCTCGCAGAGGCACCATCCGAGCCGGAGACGCTGCCGCCTTCGGAGGTGGCCATTCCGCTGCCACCCATCCCGCCGCCGGAGATGGTCGAGACCGCCGAGGTGAAGCCAAAACCTGAACCCAAAAAGCCCGAGCGCAAGAAGCCTGCTCCAAAAAAGCCACCCGAAGTACAGCCCCCACCGGCCGACGCGCAGGCAGCCGGCGCTGGAGCGGGCCGCGAGGTAGCCGACGTGCTTGCCGCCTATCGCAGTTCCATCCGGCGAGCGATTGTCGGCAAGCGCCGGGCAAGCGACGCCGATGGCGCGACCGGCCGGGCAACAGTGTCACTGTCGATTGGCCGCGACGGTTCGATCATCGGTCTCTCCGTCGGTGGCGGCACGACCGTCGCAGCCGCCGCCGAGCGTCTGATCCGTCGCGTCGGCAGCTTTCCGCCGGTTCCACAGGCCCTTGACGCACCTTTTAAGGTCACGGTCCCCATTGAGTTCAAAACTGAGTAA
- the exbD gene encoding TonB system transport protein ExbD, with product MAARLDDGSDLAENHEINVTPFIDVMLVLLIIFMVAAPLATVDVPVDLPGSTAAGAPRPEKPLFVTVREDLSISVGEDKVERDALAGSLDAATGGDKDERIFLRADKTVPYGDLAEAMNLLRAAGYLKVALVGIEQAAAPAGG from the coding sequence ATGGCTGCCCGACTCGACGACGGTTCCGATCTTGCCGAGAACCACGAAATCAACGTGACCCCGTTTATCGACGTGATGCTGGTGCTGTTGATCATTTTCATGGTGGCGGCGCCGCTGGCCACGGTCGATGTCCCCGTCGACCTGCCTGGCTCGACGGCCGCGGGTGCCCCGCGTCCGGAAAAACCTCTGTTCGTTACGGTGCGGGAAGACCTCTCGATCAGCGTCGGCGAGGACAAGGTGGAGCGCGATGCCCTGGCAGGCAGCCTCGACGCGGCAACCGGCGGCGACAAGGATGAGCGCATCTTTCTGAGAGCCGACAAGACGGTGCCCTATGGCGACCTTGCCGAGGCGATGAACCTTCTGCGGGCAGCCGGCTACCTCAAGGTGGCGCTGGTCGGCATCGAGCAGGCTGCCGCCCCGGCGGGCGGCTGA
- the exbB gene encoding tonB-system energizer ExbB yields MNPDSIVAAVTLPHDLTPFGMFMAADLVVKAVMVGLIAASLVTWVILVGKVLELFALGRAVRRGVAAVAAEAGIAGLARRTRLPRPLAVMLAEIADEIAQTGRDAAGTGVVAGGLIERVRSRLSRLEAAASRRAMVGTGLLATIGSTAPFVGLFGTVWGIMNAFVGISESQTTNLAVVAPGIAEALLATATGLVAAIPAVVVYNHLARRTAAFRADMTDLSEGLIRTLSRDLETGRLDAGSLN; encoded by the coding sequence ATGAACCCCGATTCCATCGTTGCCGCCGTTACCCTGCCACACGACCTGACGCCCTTCGGCATGTTCATGGCCGCCGATCTCGTCGTGAAAGCGGTGATGGTCGGTCTCATTGCCGCCTCGCTGGTCACTTGGGTGATCCTGGTCGGTAAGGTGTTGGAGCTCTTCGCCCTTGGCCGCGCAGTCCGGCGTGGCGTTGCTGCCGTCGCTGCCGAGGCCGGCATCGCCGGTCTTGCTCGTCGCACTCGTCTGCCACGGCCGCTCGCCGTCATGCTGGCAGAGATCGCCGATGAAATCGCTCAGACCGGTCGCGACGCGGCCGGCACCGGCGTGGTTGCCGGTGGTCTCATCGAGCGGGTGCGCTCGCGCCTCTCCCGCCTTGAGGCGGCGGCAAGCCGGCGAGCCATGGTCGGCACCGGCCTGCTGGCCACCATCGGTTCAACAGCTCCGTTCGTCGGTCTGTTCGGCACCGTCTGGGGTATCATGAACGCCTTCGTCGGCATCTCCGAGAGCCAGACGACCAATCTCGCGGTGGTCGCGCCGGGTATCGCCGAGGCGCTTCTGGCCACCGCGACCGGTCTTGTCGCCGCCATTCCGGCGGTGGTGGTCTACAACCACCTTGCCCGCCGGACCGCAGCCTTCCGCGCCGATATGACGGACCTTTCCGAAGGACTCATCCGCACGCTCTCGCGCGATCTCGAAACCGGCCGGCTCGACGCCGGCTCCCTCAATTGA
- a CDS encoding helix-turn-helix domain-containing protein, producing MELSAAASEHDGISLAYRLTPGGADPEAVAEIQPGFRLFVCLCGWQRFEVDDQRLDVSADEGPVALALSLTRPAQLRRIAQSEDRMGHLVITAPRDWASALDLKETGHGDALATFLATHGSCHTWRLDDHSIRLAQLAADPPAWMPREALSLYRRARAFDLICLTLSTLALRREENTLPRPAQSLLGERIRIYLLDHLNEPLTIDAVAQAMGASVSVVQRCFKELYGMTVFDFVRRRRLDAARDALDNRGVSIACAAFMAGYSAPSSFATAFRKAYGVPPKLRRRQAMPFLEAAE from the coding sequence ATGGAACTGTCGGCGGCGGCATCGGAACACGACGGCATATCGCTCGCCTACCGGCTCACGCCGGGGGGCGCGGACCCAGAGGCGGTAGCCGAGATCCAGCCGGGTTTTCGCCTGTTCGTCTGTCTCTGTGGCTGGCAGCGTTTCGAGGTCGATGACCAGCGGCTCGACGTCTCCGCCGATGAAGGACCGGTGGCGCTGGCACTATCGCTCACCCGTCCAGCACAGCTGAGGCGGATTGCCCAATCGGAAGATCGGATGGGTCACCTGGTGATCACCGCCCCGCGCGACTGGGCTTCAGCTCTGGATCTCAAGGAAACCGGCCATGGCGATGCTCTCGCCACTTTTCTCGCCACGCACGGCAGCTGCCACACCTGGCGTCTCGATGATCACAGTATCCGTCTCGCCCAGCTCGCCGCCGATCCGCCGGCCTGGATGCCACGCGAGGCACTCTCTCTCTACCGGCGCGCCCGTGCCTTCGACCTGATCTGCCTGACGCTCAGCACCCTGGCGCTCCGACGGGAGGAGAACACCCTTCCTCGCCCGGCCCAATCACTGCTCGGCGAGCGCATCCGTATCTATCTGCTCGATCATCTCAATGAGCCGCTGACCATCGACGCGGTCGCCCAAGCGATGGGTGCCTCTGTCAGCGTCGTGCAGCGTTGCTTCAAGGAGCTCTATGGCATGACGGTGTTCGACTTCGTGCGTCGCCGCCGCCTTGATGCGGCTCGCGATGCCCTCGACAACCGGGGCGTCAGCATCGCCTGCGCCGCCTTCATGGCCGGATATTCAGCGCCGTCGAGCTTCGCCACCGCCTTCAGGAAAGCCTACGGCGTACCGCCAAAACTCAGGCGGCGGCAAGCCATGCCGTTCCTTGAGGCGGCCGAGTGA
- a CDS encoding GntR family transcriptional regulator, with translation MTTWSMSDTGRSPASNLPVGETAAQLVHRRLRDDIVSMRRRPGDAIFEKEIALEARVSRTPVREALLRLADEKLIEIVPKSGTMVARIPAEILPEIIVARAALEAVTVRAAAEGARGSDVASLKAIIERQRETLATGDIDGFHAADELMHRAIAEAGRLPGLWTMVVQIKVQLDRYRRLTLPQPHRMERALAEHEAIIDAIAGHDVAAAAAAMDRHLDGLRVSLAPIRDLNPDYFSGNVGAVYERWAGETV, from the coding sequence ATGACGACATGGTCGATGAGTGACACCGGGCGATCGCCGGCCAGCAATCTGCCGGTCGGAGAAACCGCTGCCCAGCTCGTTCATCGCCGGTTGCGCGACGACATCGTTTCCATGCGGCGCCGGCCGGGTGATGCCATCTTCGAAAAGGAGATCGCGCTTGAGGCGCGCGTCAGCCGGACGCCGGTGCGCGAGGCGCTGCTTCGCCTCGCCGATGAGAAGCTGATAGAGATCGTTCCCAAGTCGGGCACCATGGTGGCCCGCATCCCGGCCGAAATCCTGCCTGAGATCATCGTTGCCCGCGCCGCGCTCGAGGCGGTGACTGTGCGGGCGGCCGCCGAGGGCGCCAGAGGGTCCGATGTGGCCAGTCTGAAAGCGATCATTGAACGCCAGCGCGAGACGCTGGCCACGGGTGACATCGACGGCTTCCACGCGGCCGACGAACTGATGCACCGCGCCATCGCCGAAGCCGGCAGACTGCCGGGCCTTTGGACGATGGTTGTCCAGATCAAGGTGCAACTCGATCGCTATCGCCGTCTGACCCTTCCCCAGCCGCACCGCATGGAGCGAGCGCTTGCCGAGCATGAGGCAATCATCGATGCCATCGCCGGCCACGACGTTGCCGCCGCCGCCGCCGCGATGGACCGTCACCTTGATGGTCTCAGGGTCAGCCTGGCGCCGATCCGTGACCTTAATCCAGACTATTTCTCCGGCAATGTCGGCGCCGTTTACGAACGCTGGGCCGGCGAAACGGTCTGA
- a CDS encoding sugar kinase gives MTQDIRVAAIGECMVELQERPDGGITQSFGGDTFNTAAYMARLGEGLGAFVDYVSAIGDDPFSDAMAAFWRAQGVSDRLVLRRPGRRPGLYFIKTDAAGERRFYYWRGEAAVREAFETDGSDAILTALAGYSNVYLSGISLAVLKPQSRARLIARLAELANEGVAVDFDCNYRPLLWENIETTRAVYEQVIAFASRVLVTVEELSVLGIEPTPEAGAAHFKALPRLETVIKDGAQPCTLIHDGKVETVPAIVVDKVVDTTAAGDSFSAAYLLGRSLGLAPTEAARRAHVVAGAVVQHRGAIIPKDATPDVFAAEIARHR, from the coding sequence GTGACCCAGGACATCCGTGTAGCAGCCATCGGCGAGTGCATGGTCGAACTGCAGGAGCGGCCCGATGGGGGCATCACGCAATCCTTCGGCGGTGACACCTTCAACACCGCGGCCTACATGGCGCGGCTCGGCGAAGGGCTTGGAGCTTTCGTCGACTATGTAAGCGCCATCGGCGACGATCCATTCAGCGACGCCATGGCTGCTTTCTGGCGTGCCCAGGGCGTCAGCGATCGCTTGGTGCTGCGCCGTCCGGGCCGTCGTCCTGGCCTTTACTTCATCAAGACCGACGCAGCAGGCGAACGCCGTTTCTACTACTGGCGCGGTGAGGCCGCCGTTCGCGAAGCGTTTGAAACCGACGGCTCCGACGCCATCCTCACGGCGCTTGCCGGCTACAGCAATGTCTATCTCTCAGGCATCAGCCTGGCAGTTCTGAAGCCACAAAGTCGCGCCCGGCTCATCGCCCGCCTTGCCGAGCTTGCCAACGAAGGTGTCGCCGTCGATTTCGACTGCAACTACCGACCGCTCCTGTGGGAGAACATCGAAACGACGCGCGCTGTCTATGAACAGGTCATCGCCTTTGCGAGCCGCGTTCTGGTGACGGTCGAGGAGCTTTCGGTGCTCGGCATCGAGCCAACTCCCGAGGCCGGCGCCGCCCATTTCAAGGCGCTGCCGCGCCTTGAGACGGTGATCAAAGATGGTGCCCAGCCGTGCACGCTGATCCATGACGGCAAGGTGGAAACCGTGCCGGCCATCGTCGTCGACAAGGTCGTCGACACCACGGCCGCCGGCGACAGTTTCTCGGCCGCCTACCTTCTTGGTCGCAGCCTTGGCCTTGCCCCGACGGAAGCCGCCCGTCGCGCCCACGTCGTTGCTGGCGCGGTCGTGCAGCATCGGGGCGCCATCATTCCGAAAGATGCCACCCCAGACGTCTTCGCCGCTGAGATCGCCCGGCACCGCTGA
- the kdgT gene encoding 2-keto-3-deoxygluconate transporter: MNIKKTIDKIPGGLMLVPLILGALCKTFYPEAGKYFGSFTNGLVSGTVPILAVWFFCMGATIDLRATGTVLRKSGNLVVVKTLIAWAATYAAAQFLPLEGVQSGLFAGFSALAICAAMDMTNGGLYAAVMQQYGSKEEAGAFVLMSIESGPLVSMFILGAAGVATFEPHLFVGAVLPFLVGFLLGNLDKDLKEFFGKCVHTLIPFIGFALGNGIDLHVIAQTGLGGLLLGVIVMIITGIPLMLADKLIGGGNGTAGLAASSTAGAAVANPMIIAEMVPAFKPAAAAATSLVAAACLTTAILVPILTGMWAKRIKGATPAAPAAPAEGLQVAE, from the coding sequence ATGAACATCAAGAAGACGATCGACAAAATCCCCGGCGGCCTGATGCTGGTGCCGCTGATCCTCGGCGCGCTCTGCAAGACTTTCTATCCTGAAGCCGGCAAGTACTTCGGCTCCTTCACCAACGGCCTGGTTTCCGGCACCGTGCCGATCCTCGCCGTCTGGTTCTTCTGCATGGGTGCCACCATCGACCTTCGGGCCACCGGCACCGTGTTGCGCAAGTCGGGCAACCTCGTCGTCGTCAAGACGCTGATCGCCTGGGCCGCGACCTATGCCGCCGCCCAGTTCTTGCCGCTCGAGGGTGTGCAATCGGGTTTGTTCGCAGGTTTCTCGGCACTGGCCATCTGCGCCGCCATGGACATGACCAACGGTGGCCTCTACGCGGCGGTTATGCAGCAGTACGGCTCCAAGGAAGAAGCCGGTGCCTTCGTGCTGATGTCCATCGAATCAGGCCCGCTTGTGTCGATGTTCATCCTCGGCGCGGCCGGCGTCGCCACCTTCGAACCGCATCTGTTCGTCGGCGCGGTACTGCCCTTCCTGGTCGGCTTCCTGCTCGGCAACCTCGACAAGGACCTGAAGGAATTCTTCGGCAAGTGCGTGCACACGCTGATCCCGTTCATCGGCTTCGCCCTTGGCAACGGCATCGACCTGCACGTCATCGCCCAGACCGGCCTCGGCGGCCTGCTGCTCGGCGTCATCGTCATGATCATCACCGGTATTCCGCTGATGCTGGCCGACAAGTTGATCGGTGGCGGCAATGGCACCGCCGGCCTGGCGGCCTCCTCAACCGCCGGCGCCGCTGTCGCCAATCCGATGATCATCGCCGAGATGGTGCCCGCCTTCAAACCGGCCGCCGCGGCCGCCACTTCTCTGGTCGCCGCCGCCTGTCTCACCACAGCCATCCTTGTGCCGATTTTGACCGGCATGTGGGCCAAGCGTATCAAGGGCGCAACGCCCGCGGCACCCGCGGCTCCCGCGGAAGGGCTGCAGGTAGCGGAGTAA
- a CDS encoding YhcH/YjgK/YiaL family protein yields the protein MYLSHIATLDRDAANLPEDIRRGLRFLAGTDIAALPAGRVDIDGDRMFALIQDYETAPKADKRPESHARYIDIQYMASGREVIGYAPLSGDNPVAENLFEDRDVQFFSAVADETDLVLGTGAYAVFHPTDIHRPGCIAGAPTKVRKVVVKILA from the coding sequence ATGTATCTCAGCCATATCGCCACGCTCGACCGTGATGCCGCGAACCTGCCGGAAGATATCCGGCGCGGTCTTCGGTTCCTTGCCGGAACCGATATCGCCGCCCTGCCGGCCGGGCGCGTCGATATCGACGGCGATCGCATGTTCGCACTGATCCAGGATTACGAGACGGCACCGAAGGCTGACAAGCGTCCCGAATCGCACGCCCGCTACATCGACATCCAGTACATGGCGAGCGGCCGCGAAGTGATCGGTTATGCGCCACTCTCCGGCGACAATCCGGTGGCTGAGAACCTGTTCGAGGACCGTGACGTGCAGTTCTTTTCGGCAGTGGCTGACGAGACAGATCTCGTACTCGGCACGGGTGCCTATGCCGTATTCCATCCCACCGACATTCACCGCCCCGGCTGTATCGCCGGTGCGCCGACCAAGGTTCGGAAGGTCGTGGTCAAGATTCTGGCCTGA
- the kduI gene encoding 5-dehydro-4-deoxy-D-glucuronate isomerase, with product MDIRYSANQKDFKRYTTEEMRAEFLIENLYVDDQVVAVYSHVDRMVTFGCKPVNEAVALDKGIDCLKNFGTTYILERREIGIFNIGGAGSIEADGETFHLGFQDCLYVTKGTKSVIFKSDDAKAPAKFYMVSAPAHKACKTTFLSLTDAKKKPLGDEATANKRVINQFIHPDVLETCQLSMGLTQLAPGSVWNTMPAHTHERRMEIYTYFNIPQGQAVFHMMGEGNQTRHILVQNEQAVISPSWSIHAGCGTAAYTFIWAMGGENQTFDDMDHIAISDLR from the coding sequence ATGGATATTCGTTATTCGGCTAATCAGAAGGATTTCAAGCGCTACACCACCGAGGAGATGCGCGCGGAATTCCTGATCGAAAATCTCTACGTCGATGACCAGGTCGTCGCGGTTTATTCCCACGTCGACCGCATGGTGACATTCGGCTGCAAGCCGGTGAACGAAGCAGTGGCACTCGACAAGGGTATCGACTGCCTGAAGAATTTCGGCACGACCTACATTTTGGAACGCCGCGAGATCGGCATCTTCAATATTGGCGGGGCCGGCTCGATCGAGGCGGATGGCGAGACCTTCCACCTCGGCTTCCAGGATTGCCTCTACGTCACCAAGGGCACGAAGTCCGTCATCTTCAAGAGCGACGACGCCAAGGCGCCGGCCAAGTTCTACATGGTCTCCGCCCCGGCGCATAAAGCCTGCAAGACCACCTTCCTGTCGCTCACCGACGCCAAGAAGAAGCCGCTTGGCGACGAGGCCACTGCCAACAAGCGCGTCATCAACCAGTTCATCCATCCGGACGTCCTGGAAACCTGCCAGCTCTCCATGGGCCTCACCCAGCTCGCGCCCGGCAGCGTCTGGAACACCATGCCCGCCCACACCCACGAGCGGCGCATGGAAATCTACACCTACTTCAACATCCCCCAGGGGCAGGCCGTCTTCCACATGATGGGTGAAGGCAATCAGACCCGCCACATCCTGGTGCAGAACGAGCAGGCAGTGATCTCCCCGTCCTGGTCGATCCATGCCGGTTGCGGCACCGCTGCCTATACCTTCATCTGGGCGATGGGCGGCGAAAACCAAACCTTCGACGACATGGACCACATCGCCATCAGCGACCTGCGCTGA
- a CDS encoding gluconate 5-dehydrogenase, with translation MTYPNAFSLEGKVALVTGASYGIGFALASALAEAGAIIAFNDINEEFLAKGVAAYKAAGIDARGYIADVTDEAAVQKLVADIEKDLGTIDILVNNAGIIKRVPMHEMDVKDFRQVIDIDLTAPFIVAKAVIPSMMKKGSGKIINICSMMSELGRETVSAYAAAKGGLKMLTRNIASEYGAFNIQCNGIGPGYVETPQTAPLRVPGHPFDSFIRAKTPAGRWATTDDLKGPAVFLASSASDFVNGHILYVDGGILAYIGKQP, from the coding sequence ATGACCTATCCGAACGCATTCTCGCTCGAAGGCAAGGTGGCGTTGGTCACCGGCGCCTCCTACGGCATCGGCTTTGCGCTGGCCAGCGCTCTGGCCGAAGCCGGCGCCATCATCGCTTTCAACGACATCAATGAAGAGTTCCTCGCGAAAGGTGTCGCCGCCTACAAGGCAGCCGGCATCGACGCGCGCGGCTATATCGCCGACGTCACCGACGAAGCCGCCGTTCAGAAGCTGGTGGCCGATATCGAAAAAGATCTCGGCACGATCGACATCCTGGTCAACAACGCCGGCATCATCAAGCGCGTTCCCATGCACGAGATGGACGTCAAGGACTTCCGCCAGGTGATCGACATCGACCTGACGGCGCCGTTCATCGTCGCCAAGGCGGTGATCCCCAGCATGATGAAGAAGGGCAGCGGCAAGATCATCAACATCTGTTCGATGATGTCCGAGCTGGGCCGCGAGACGGTGTCGGCCTACGCGGCGGCCAAGGGCGGCCTCAAGATGCTGACCCGCAACATCGCTTCCGAATACGGCGCCTTCAACATCCAGTGCAACGGCATCGGGCCAGGCTATGTCGAGACGCCGCAGACCGCGCCGCTGCGCGTGCCCGGCCACCCGTTCGATTCCTTCATCCGCGCGAAGACGCCGGCCGGCCGCTGGGCCACCACCGACGATCTCAAGGGACCGGCGGTGTTCCTCGCTTCGTCGGCATCGGACTTCGTCAACGGGCATATTCTCTACGTCGACGGTGGCATTCTCGCCTACATCGGCAAGCAGCCCTGA